Below is a genomic region from Phycobacter azelaicus.
AAATCTTCGGAGGATCAACCGGGGAACGCGCACTGGCCAAACATATGGAAGTGGTGCGTTCTGGGCAGGAAACCACCTATGAAATTGACCTCCCAGCCGTACACAAGACCCGCCACATTCGCACCACGATGACGCCTGTCTTCAACGTGGCAGGGCAGCTCATCTATTTGGTTGGCTCATCGTTGGATATCACCTCGGAGCGCGAGCGCGACGTTGCGTTGGAACTCACCAGGATTGCGAAGCAAAAGGCCGAAGAAGCGAACCAGGCAAAAGAAAGGTTCCTGGCCGAAATGAGCCATGAAATCCGAACCCCCATGAACGGTGTCCTGGGGATCTGCGAGTTGCTGAAGGAAACAGGTCTCAATGAGGAGCAGAACCTTCTCGCAGATACGATCATCAGTTCGACACAAGCCTTGCTCAAAATCGTCAATGAGGTTTTGGACTTTTCACAAATCAATGCGGACAAGGTCTCTTTGAACTATGAAGCGTTTTCGCTTCGCGATCTTGTGGATGAACTCGTGACGCTGTTCTCGGCCAAGACCTCTTTCAAGGGGTTGGATTTTGAGGTCGATTATCCTGAAACGGTTCCTTCGGTGTTTGTTGGGGATGTCAGCAAGACCCGCCAGATCCTGCTGAATGTGATCGGAAACGCGATCAAGTTCACTGACGAGGGGAGCGTGTCGATATCTGTTTCCTATGATGCCGGGGCGGCTGGTGCGGCGCTGGGTCTCACTGTAAGCGACACCGGTTGCGGCATAGAAGAAAGCAAGCTGCGAAAGATTTTCGCCGCGTATGAGCAAGCATCAAATGCACCAAAGGCCCTTGAGCAAGGAACCGGGCTGGGCCTTGCTATCACACAGGCGCTTGTTGAACGCATGGGGGGGAAGATAACCGTGTCCTCCGAAGTTGGCCAAGGCGCCCGGTTTTCCATTTCTCTGGATTTCGCCCCGTGTGCGGATAGCGACGCCTCATACCGCGCCAATGCATCACTTGTTTCCCCGTCGAAATTTGGCACCGAAGGGCCGCCAATCTCCGCCGAAGCCGCCTTTGCCACGGCGCAACCGCTGCATGGAAAACGTGTGCTGGTGGCGGAGGACAACAAGACCAATCAAATGGTTGTCGACAGGATGCTTGGCAAGATGGGGGTGGAGGTCACATTGGTGGAAAACGGCTCCGATGCGGTGGATACCTATGTCACTTCGGATTTTGATCTGATCTTGATGGATCTGTCGATGCCTATAATGGGTGGCCTTGAAGCGGCCCGCAGGATCCGCCGCCACGAACAGAACAGCGGCCGCCCGCCTTGCAGGATCGTTGCCCTGACAGCAAACGCGCGAAAGAGTGATGAAAGGGCCTGTCAGGAGGTTGGAATGAACGGCTTCCTGAGTAAGCCTTTTCGCAAAAAAGAACTTTTGGAGTATCTGAGGTCGCTCGAGTGAGGGGCGCAGCCGTCGCCGTGCACACGGGCGCATCACGGTGATGACCGTGCAACTGGCCACCTCCCGATAGCGCTCTGTGTCGTTGGAGAGGCTTAGAGCGTCATTTCCTCACGCACAGTTATCGCCCGCGCAGGTTGGGTGGGTCGTACCCCAGCACGGGATCCTCGCGGCGTTCAAAAAAAGAGGGGTCAATCACGGCATTCTCTGGAATATGACGATACTGTCCCAAAGGAATGTAGTAGCCAAGCCAGCCCTTTTGGTTGGGCCAGGTGCTGCGAGAGGTGAGGCCTGGAAAGATCTCAAGAATGGGCCAACCCTTGGTCAACTTCATTTGGCTGTGGATTTCTGACTTTGCGCAGGGCTTGGAGATATTGAGCTGCATCCGCTCGGTGACCTTGTCCTCCTGACCCCGCACATAGCGATTGTAAAAGGTTTCGCGAAACACGAGGCTGTCGACGCCGAGGCCGTCAAGCTCGGCGCGCATCCACTCCATCGTGATCTTTGACAGGCCTGCCTCCGGCTCGGGGACGCTGCCTGCCATGTCGGTGTGCGTGCCGGGAAACCAGACCTGCTTGACATCCTGCTGTGGTGGATCCTTTCGGGTTTTGAACCGGTTGCCATAGTAGTTTCGCCCTTCTGCCCATAGCTGATGACGAAAGAACCGCCGGGTCTCATCGATTGACAGAACGTGGCGCACGGCTTTGACCGATGGGTTCTCATCGACACTGGAATGGGTGCCAAATTCGATCAGGCTACCCCCGCCGATCTTGAAGCGTATCATGGAACTGACCGTGTCCCAGAGGCCCAGAAACCGGATTGGCACGCGACGGATATGGAAGAACTGCTCAGAGATGCGCAAAGGTGCAAATTGCTCGTGCGGGCCGTCTTGGCGGAGCTTTCGCCAGGCGCGAAAGACAGGGCCGATCAGGTGCAGCTCATGCGGGGCAACGAGGCCAAAATCATTGATAAACCCTGCCAGTACCCGCGCCGTATAGGCACCGCGCGAATAGCCAAAGAAATAGAGCTTGTCGCCCTCACGGTAGTTCTCGCACAGAAAGGAATAGGCATGCAGAACGTTGGCATGCAGGCCAAGGCCAAAGGCCAGCCCCATTGCCAGGCGGGTTCGGGCAAAAAGGGTGCGCGCAAACGGGCGGGTCGATAGCGTACCCACACCGGGTTCGTAGTAGATTAGCTGGTTTTCGTCATGCTTCAGACACTTATAAAGCCGCAGAATGTTGCTTTCGTTCTTTTCGACTTCATTGCCGGTGCCATCAAGGCAGATAATCAATTTGCGTGACATGAAACGACTTCCCGGAAATTCCTATCGAAAAGCCTAGCCTTAAACCCACAGGGGTGCAATCATCGGTTGATTTTCACTCGGCCCTCGGGGACCGCCGCCGCGCCTCGTCGACGCGGTGATCACAGGATGGAAGGGCTGGGGTTACCGCGCGCTTCTGGTATTGCAGAGCTGCGTGGGGTTGTTGTGTTGCCGCAGATTTGTGGCTCTTGCGAAAACAGATTGCTATTTGGGGGGGCTGTATTGATCCCGTGTTTATTCCGGAGAAAGTGGAAATTGAAATCGAACGATACTTTGGCTCAAAGGTTGCAGAAAACACCCCTGAAGCGTCTGATACTTCTCTTTGGGATCGCTTTTGCAACGCCACCTGTAGCGGCCCAATCAGCCATGGAATGCGCTGCGAACAATAGCTGCACCATCGAATACCAGCACCTTTCTACTCAAAAGTCTGACCCTTTCTTGTTCCTAGGCGTGGTGATGACCTCAGAACACCCGCGTTGGTCACAGTTCCGCTGGGCAATATGGAAATACCCTGATGCAAGATCATGTTTGACGAGCGAAGAAGCTAAAAGTGAGGATCCAAACCTCCTACAGATTGATTGGGCGCGCGTGGGGACTGGTGCTGGTGCAGAGGTCTGTGCGTTTCGAATATTCTCGAGCCTCGGATAAGTCGAATTGATAGAGTCGTGGCTGCGCTATCACGAATTTAGGTTTTCGGGTCAAAATCGAACGTTCCCCAAAAAACACACCCCACCGCGTGCGAGGATGCCCGTGTCTCAGATAACGGGCTGGTGGAATATGGAAAAATATCGGTCGATCAATCCATCTCTGTTTAGCACAATATCTGGAGTAGAGTTTGTTTCGAGGTACCAGATGGTTGTTTCATTCGATCAGCTGGATAGAGTTTCAGGCGTAGGAACCTACACGCCGATTAAGTAGCGCGCCGTTGGGCGCACCAATCATTAGTTTGATCGACCGGCTGTTTAGGTCTTCGATTGAATACCCGCGCCCGCCATGCGCATGCGCGGGGGGCCCTTTAGCCGCGCCGCCGTCTGCGCCTGCGACCGCCCTCTGCGGTGCCATCGCCGCCGCCGGTGTTGAAGTCGACATCGGGCAGTGCGACCACGCTTTCCAGGATCGGGAAGGGTTCGGCGGAATTCGGTATCGCGGAGGCATTGACGAAATGCTCCTGAAACCGCGGCTCGACGGCGGTTTCTACTTTCTCGATTGCTCGCACCGTTTCCTCGATCTCGCGGCGGGCCTCTGTGTTGAGTAGCGCAATCCGCGCGCCGGTGCCTGCGGCGTTGCCCGCGCTGGTGACCTTTTCAAGCGGACAATCGGGGATCATGCCCAGCACCATCGCGTGTTTGGCCGAGATATGCGCACCAAAGGCCCCGGCCAGAACCACGCGGTCCACAGTATCGGCGCCGAATTTGTCCATCAGTAGCCGCGCACCGGAATAGAGGGCTGCCTTGGCCATCTGGATTGCACGGATGTCGGGGTTGGTGACGGTAATGGTCGGCCCGCCATCGGCGGACCCATCCCAGAGCACATAGGCGTTGGTGCGCCCGTCCTGAATACAGCGCGACGATCCCGTCTGCTCGGCCGAACCAATGAGGCCCGAGGCATCCAGAACACCCGCAAGGCGCATTTCGGCAATCGCTTCGATGATACCAGAGCCACAGATGCCGGTGATCCCGGTGGTGGCAACCTCGGCTTCAAACCCCGGATCATCCGACCAGAGATCCGATCCGATGACGCGAAAACGCGGCTCTTTTGTGACGGGGTTGATCTCGACCCGCTCGATGGCGCCTGGCGCGGCGCGCTGACCGCTGGAGATCTGCGCGCCCTCGAACGCTGGGCCGGTGGGGGAGGAACAGGCAAGCACCTTTTCTTTGTTGCCGAGCAGGATTTCCGCATTGGTGCCCACATCGACCACCAGCACCAGATCCTCGGATTTGTCGGGTGCTTCGGAGAGCGCAACAGCGGCGGCGTCGGCCCCCACATGACCTGCGATACAAGGTAACAGGTAGACGCGGGCCGCCGGGTGAATGTTGAGATCCAGCTCGCTGGCCTTGAGGGACAGAGCATTCGATGTGGCCAGGGCAAAAGGCGCCTGACCAAGTTCGAACGGATCTACGCCCAGAAAAAGATGATGCATCACAGGGTTACAGACAAAGACCGCATCTACGATCAACTCACGGTCGACCTGTGCTTCCTCAGCGATCTGGGTAAAAAGCTGCCGCATCCCTTCACGGACGGCGCGGGTCATTTCCTGATCGCCGCCCTTGTTCATCATTGCGTAGCTCACCCGGCTCATCAGGTCTTCTCCAAACCGGATTTGTGGGTTCATAATACCGGAAGAGGCGACGACTTCGCCGGTTTTCAGTTCGCACAGGTGCGCTGCGATGGTGGTCGAGCCAAGGTCAACCGCCAGCCCATAAAGACTGCCTTCGTAGAGACCCGGCCAGATGTGCATAATGCGGGGCGGCGTGGTCTCGTCCCCCAAGTGAACCGCAACCGTGACTTTCCAGTTGCCTTTGCGCAAAATCGGCTGCATGGCCTGCAGGATATGCAGATCACACTGGGCGTTCTCGATTTCCCACTGTACGCGTAACGCCTCGACCAGACGTTCCAGATCACCAGATGGTTTGTGCATGTCCGGTTCTTCAACCTCGACATAAAACAGCCGGGTCGAGGGGTTCATGACGATATCACGCGCTTCGGCCCGTTTTCGGACGACCTGTCGATGGACCTGGCTTTCCGGCGGGACATCGATGACCACATCGCCCTCGATCTGGGCCTGACAGCCAAGGCGCCGCCCGTCAATGAGGCCACGTTTGTCCTTGTAGCGCTGTTCCACCTTGTTCCAGGGGCTTAACGCATCTTCTTCAACCGTCACGCCGAATTTAGAGAACTCGCCGTAAGAGGGCGTGATTTGGCATTTTGAGCAAATGCCCCGCCCGCCGCAGACGGAATCAAGATCCACGCCCAGCTGGCGCGCGGCGGTCAGAACCGGAGTTCCAACCGGAAACCGCCCGCGTTTGCCGGAGGGGGTAAACACAACAAGAGGATCGTCAGCCATGCCTGTGCCTTCACTGAGTGCGCTGTTTCAGCGGAGCATAAGATCTTTTTGCCCAAGGAAAAGGCGGCCCGCGTCATTTTGCGGGTCGGCACCGGCATTTTTTGAAAAGACACATCGAAAATGCCGGTTCTCGGAAGTGGCAACTCACCCGGAGCATTAAGATCGGTCAAGCCAGTCCAGAATGGCCTGCCGGTCTCCGTCCAATGTCGGTGCCGGGGCACGGGTCGCGGGATCTTCAAGGGCAGACATCTTGATCGGGTTTCCGGCGGCCGTGTAGGCCGGAGCACCGGATTCATCGAGAACATCAACCACCATGTTGCGCGCCAAAAGCTGTGGGTCCTGCAAAACCTCGGCCACGTTTTGAATTGGACCGGTGGGAATGCCTGCGGCCGTAAGAAGCTCGATCCAGTGCGCCGCTGGCTTGTCTATTGTCACGGCCTCGATCAGTCGTTTCAACAGGCGTGCGTGGGTGCAGCGCTCGGGGTTGGTGGCAAAGCGGGGATCATCGGCCAGTGGAAGCCGAAGGGCCTCGCAGAGTATTGCAAAAAGCGTATCGTTCCCGGCGGCAATGACGAACAACCCGTCGCTGGCATGGAATGTCTCAAACGGGGTGATCGAGGGATGGCGCGCACCAGAGGGGCGCGGCGGCTCTCCTGTGACCGAGGTGATGGCGATGGCATGTTCCAGCAGGGCAAGTTGGCTGTCGAGCATGGCCACATCGACCTTTTGCCCTGTTTCGGTCTTCTCAAGATCAATCAGGGCAGCAAGTATGCCTTGCACCAGATACATGCCTGCGACGATATCCCCGATCGAGGCTCCAACGCGCACCGGTTCACGGTCTTTCTCACCGGTGATCGACATAACCCCACCGCGCGCTTGAACCACCATGTCATAAGCCGGCTTCAGGGCGTCCGGGCCGGTATGTCCAAAACCTGAAACCGCCCCGTAGATTAGCCGGGGAAAGCGGGCATGGAGATCCTCCCAGGCATAGCCCAGCCGCTCCATCACACCGGGGCGGTAATTCTCAAGAAGCACATCCGCCCGCGCCAGCAGGCGGTCGAAAATCGCACGGTCATCCTTGGACTTGAGGTCCAGCGCGATGCTTTGCTTGCCGTGGTTGATGGTCGCAAAGTAGGCGCTGTGCCCGTTCTTGAAGGGTGGAAAGCTCCGGGTGTCATCGCCAATGCCGGGGCGTTCGACCTTGATCACCTTGGCGCCAAGATCCGACAGGATCATCGAGGCATAGGGCCCTGCCAGCACATGGGTGAGATCTACGACGGTTACGCCTGCAAGAGGTCCGGACATGGGCGTGGGTCCTTTGATTGTTTGCGCGCGAAAATGTGATTTCGATATGCGTGCTGTGTGACAGTGGCATTTCAATCGTACCTTGACGCAGATCAGACGCCAATTTTCAATCTACGCGGAATTATTGCCGGGGCCTCTTTTCCCTTCCGCGCTTCTGTGCAATAGGGTCACCGCCAAACGGGGTTTTGCATGGGGATGACAAATGCAGATTCGTGAGGCTCTCACCTTTGATGATGTTCTTCTGGTTCCGGGGGCGTCCGAAGTGCTGCCAAGCACAGCGGATACGCGCACCCGCGTGACGCGGTCGATCTCGCTCAATATTCCGCTTCTGAGTTCGGCGATGGACACCGTCACCGAGGATCGCATGGCGATTGCCATGGCCCAGGCCGGCGGGATGGGGGTCATCCACAAGAACCTCGATGTGGCAGAACAGGCGCGTCAGGTGCGCCGGGTAAAGCGCTTTGAAAGCGGGATCGTCTACAATCCAATCACTTTGACCTCGGATCAGACCCTTGCGGATGCCAAGGCGTTGCAGGAACGCTACCGCGTGACAGGTTTCCCCGTCGTCGACAGCAAGGGCCGTGTGGTCGGAATCGTCACCAACCGCGATATGCGCTTTGCCAGCGATGACAAGACGCCGGTTTCGGTGATGATGACCTCGGACAACCTCGCGATCCTGCAAGAGCCGGCAGACCGCGAAGAGGCGAAATCCCTGATGAAGTCGCGCCGGATCGAAAAGCTCCTGATCACCGACAAGAATGGCAAGCTGACCGGTCTTTTGACCCTGAAGGATACCGAGCAGGCGGTTCTGAACCCCACTGCCTGCAAGGACGATCTGGGCCGTTTGCGCGTTGCAGCGGCCAGCTCGGTTGGCGATTCCGGCTTTGAGCGCTCGGAGGCGCTGATCGATGCGGGCGTTGACATCGTTGTCGTTGATACCGCCCACGGGCACTCGGCTGGTGTTATCCAAGCAGTCAAACGCATCAAGGCCCTGTCCAACGAGGTGCAGGTCATTGCGGGCAACGTCGCCACCGCCGAAGCAACCCGCGCGCTGATCGATGCGGGAGCCGATGCGGTCAAGGTTGGCATCGGGCCGGGGTCCATCTGCACAACGCGTATGGTCGCGGGTGTTGGCGTGCCGCAGCTGACCGCCATCATGGACTGCGCGGGCGCGGCGGGGGATACGCCGGTCATCGCTGATGGGGGCATCAAGTTCTCGGGCGATTTTGCCAAGGCTATTGCCGCTGGTGCCTCCTGTGCGATGGTCGGGTCGATGATCGCGGGCACGGATGAAAGCCCTGGCGAGGTGATCCTCTATCAGGGTCGTTCGTTCAAATCCTATCGCGGCATGGGGTCCCTGGGCGCCATGGCGCGCGGCTCTGCCGATCGTTATTTTCAGAAAGATGCGGCCAGCGACAAGCTGGTGCCGGAAGGGATCGAAGGGCAGGTGCCCTACAAGGGTTCCGCCAGTGCCGTCATTCATCAGCTTGTTGGTGGCCTGCGGGCTGCCATGGGTTACACCGGTTGCGCCACCGTTGAGGCGATGCGCCACAACTGCAACTTCGTGAAGATCACCGGCGCGGGCCTCAAGGAAAGCCACGTCCACGACGTGCAGATCACCCGCGAGAGCCCGAACTACCGGATCGGGTGACCCTGATGGGGGCCGCTCTCCGCTTCGGGGCAGGGGCATGACCCCTGCCGCCCGCCTGCAGGCGGCGATTGAAATCCTGGATCAGGTGATCGAGGGCAGCCCGGCAGAAAAAGCACTGACGGGCTGGGCCCGGCGTAGCCGCTTTGCAGGGTCAAAAGACCGCGCTGCCGTGCGCGACCATGTGTTTGCGTGCCTGCGTGCGATGCGATCCTTTGCCGTTCTGGGCGGCAGCATGACGGGGCGGGGCCTCGTGCTTGGTATGCTGCGTGAGGCAGGGACAAATCCTGATGCGCTGTTCTCCGGTGAAGGGCATGCACCGGCGCCGTTGAGCGAAGCAGAGCGCGCTGATTCGCGCCCTTTTGCCAGTCTCGCGGAAGAGCTGGATGTCCCCGACTGGCTGTGGCCCGCCTTTGAAAGCAGTCTCGGAGACGATGCACCCGCTGCAGCGGCGGGATTG
It encodes:
- a CDS encoding PAS domain-containing sensor histidine kinase, which gives rise to MKRLQNADIYTLLDAVGMAVIVLEVGDDGIPRYVAMNERSRSITKLPAEGWFGKTALEIFGGSTGERALAKHMEVVRSGQETTYEIDLPAVHKTRHIRTTMTPVFNVAGQLIYLVGSSLDITSERERDVALELTRIAKQKAEEANQAKERFLAEMSHEIRTPMNGVLGICELLKETGLNEEQNLLADTIISSTQALLKIVNEVLDFSQINADKVSLNYEAFSLRDLVDELVTLFSAKTSFKGLDFEVDYPETVPSVFVGDVSKTRQILLNVIGNAIKFTDEGSVSISVSYDAGAAGAALGLTVSDTGCGIEESKLRKIFAAYEQASNAPKALEQGTGLGLAITQALVERMGGKITVSSEVGQGARFSISLDFAPCADSDASYRANASLVSPSKFGTEGPPISAEAAFATAQPLHGKRVLVAEDNKTNQMVVDRMLGKMGVEVTLVENGSDAVDTYVTSDFDLILMDLSMPIMGGLEAARRIRRHEQNSGRPPCRIVALTANARKSDERACQEVGMNGFLSKPFRKKELLEYLRSLE
- a CDS encoding CaiB/BaiF CoA transferase family protein, with protein sequence MSGPLAGVTVVDLTHVLAGPYASMILSDLGAKVIKVERPGIGDDTRSFPPFKNGHSAYFATINHGKQSIALDLKSKDDRAIFDRLLARADVLLENYRPGVMERLGYAWEDLHARFPRLIYGAVSGFGHTGPDALKPAYDMVVQARGGVMSITGEKDREPVRVGASIGDIVAGMYLVQGILAALIDLEKTETGQKVDVAMLDSQLALLEHAIAITSVTGEPPRPSGARHPSITPFETFHASDGLFVIAAGNDTLFAILCEALRLPLADDPRFATNPERCTHARLLKRLIEAVTIDKPAAHWIELLTAAGIPTGPIQNVAEVLQDPQLLARNMVVDVLDESGAPAYTAAGNPIKMSALEDPATRAPAPTLDGDRQAILDWLDRS
- the guaB gene encoding IMP dehydrogenase, with the translated sequence MQIREALTFDDVLLVPGASEVLPSTADTRTRVTRSISLNIPLLSSAMDTVTEDRMAIAMAQAGGMGVIHKNLDVAEQARQVRRVKRFESGIVYNPITLTSDQTLADAKALQERYRVTGFPVVDSKGRVVGIVTNRDMRFASDDKTPVSVMMTSDNLAILQEPADREEAKSLMKSRRIEKLLITDKNGKLTGLLTLKDTEQAVLNPTACKDDLGRLRVAAASSVGDSGFERSEALIDAGVDIVVVDTAHGHSAGVIQAVKRIKALSNEVQVIAGNVATAEATRALIDAGADAVKVGIGPGSICTTRMVAGVGVPQLTAIMDCAGAAGDTPVIADGGIKFSGDFAKAIAAGASCAMVGSMIAGTDESPGEVILYQGRSFKSYRGMGSLGAMARGSADRYFQKDAASDKLVPEGIEGQVPYKGSASAVIHQLVGGLRAAMGYTGCATVEAMRHNCNFVKITGAGLKESHVHDVQITRESPNYRIG
- a CDS encoding ASKHA domain-containing protein, which codes for MADDPLVVFTPSGKRGRFPVGTPVLTAARQLGVDLDSVCGGRGICSKCQITPSYGEFSKFGVTVEEDALSPWNKVEQRYKDKRGLIDGRRLGCQAQIEGDVVIDVPPESQVHRQVVRKRAEARDIVMNPSTRLFYVEVEEPDMHKPSGDLERLVEALRVQWEIENAQCDLHILQAMQPILRKGNWKVTVAVHLGDETTPPRIMHIWPGLYEGSLYGLAVDLGSTTIAAHLCELKTGEVVASSGIMNPQIRFGEDLMSRVSYAMMNKGGDQEMTRAVREGMRQLFTQIAEEAQVDRELIVDAVFVCNPVMHHLFLGVDPFELGQAPFALATSNALSLKASELDLNIHPAARVYLLPCIAGHVGADAAAVALSEAPDKSEDLVLVVDVGTNAEILLGNKEKVLACSSPTGPAFEGAQISSGQRAAPGAIERVEINPVTKEPRFRVIGSDLWSDDPGFEAEVATTGITGICGSGIIEAIAEMRLAGVLDASGLIGSAEQTGSSRCIQDGRTNAYVLWDGSADGGPTITVTNPDIRAIQMAKAALYSGARLLMDKFGADTVDRVVLAGAFGAHISAKHAMVLGMIPDCPLEKVTSAGNAAGTGARIALLNTEARREIEETVRAIEKVETAVEPRFQEHFVNASAIPNSAEPFPILESVVALPDVDFNTGGGDGTAEGGRRRRRRRG
- a CDS encoding DUF2235 domain-containing protein, whose amino-acid sequence is MSRKLIICLDGTGNEVEKNESNILRLYKCLKHDENQLIYYEPGVGTLSTRPFARTLFARTRLAMGLAFGLGLHANVLHAYSFLCENYREGDKLYFFGYSRGAYTARVLAGFINDFGLVAPHELHLIGPVFRAWRKLRQDGPHEQFAPLRISEQFFHIRRVPIRFLGLWDTVSSMIRFKIGGGSLIEFGTHSSVDENPSVKAVRHVLSIDETRRFFRHQLWAEGRNYYGNRFKTRKDPPQQDVKQVWFPGTHTDMAGSVPEPEAGLSKITMEWMRAELDGLGVDSLVFRETFYNRYVRGQEDKVTERMQLNISKPCAKSEIHSQMKLTKGWPILEIFPGLTSRSTWPNQKGWLGYYIPLGQYRHIPENAVIDPSFFERREDPVLGYDPPNLRGR